In Candidatus Nomurabacteria bacterium, the following proteins share a genomic window:
- a CDS encoding EamA family transporter, which produces MIAGFVEGYSEISWIILGFALLSGVIYLFNSNLRMDSLRYIDTTIALPIHKFISPLFALLIGAMVFNEHLTISEWAGILFGVLVPLLLINRIENNRQENLKRGLILIIISAFLSGIGAAIYKLGANLFSAVLLFAGIANILLATASLVLHKNNRSKSNTVEVKPLDSSFFKLAFIIGLIQMTAFTTLMMSFSHNGPLAVVYTITSLYIVIPIVLSIIFYNEHWNTRKVVAIVLSILAVVLMG; this is translated from the coding sequence ATAATAGCTGGTTTCGTTGAAGGTTATAGTGAGATATCTTGGATAATCTTAGGTTTCGCTTTACTTAGTGGAGTAATATATCTATTTAATTCCAATTTACGCATGGATTCTCTCCGTTATATAGATACTACAATTGCTTTACCAATACATAAATTTATCAGTCCGCTATTTGCTTTACTTATAGGAGCAATGGTATTCAACGAACACTTAACCATATCTGAATGGGCCGGTATACTCTTTGGAGTTTTAGTGCCGTTACTACTTATAAATAGAATTGAAAACAATCGACAGGAAAATTTAAAACGTGGATTAATTCTCATAATCATCAGTGCATTTTTATCTGGCATCGGAGCAGCAATTTATAAACTAGGAGCAAATTTATTTTCAGCTGTACTTTTGTTTGCCGGTATTGCAAACATATTACTAGCCACCGCTAGTTTAGTTTTACACAAAAATAATAGATCAAAATCTAACACCGTAGAAGTAAAACCGCTTGATAGTAGTTTTTTCAAACTAGCATTCATTATTGGTCTTATACAAATGACAGCTTTTACCACTTTAATGATGTCATTTTCACACAACGGACCTTTAGCTGTCGTCTACACCATCACCTCACTCTACATTGTTATCCCAATCGTACTTTCAATTATTTTTTATAACGAACACTGGAACACTAGAAAGGTGGTGGCGATTGTACTTTCTATCTTGGCGGTGGTGTTGATGGGGTAG
- a CDS encoding tetrahydrodipicolinate N-succinyltransferase N-terminal domain-containing protein, whose product MNKEIITKDDFNQFVAQIEKRAGYRRPLAFGLGIAHVDKNGEILDTFFPLPQYKGSYGTAAILADVVGVYGTETYKVSSEILAKILSKFAPFIKDGQFHENIEAIKTMYEAAQAFEKSSVRKKVVVVTFIDVPDYDTGPRTVSDAFLRLHLLSHRKVKPNEINLDGIFGVLKNLAWTNEGPIHLAELEERQLQAQIQGHPLHINAVDKFPRMVDYVIPSGVRIANAANVRLGAYLAEGTTVMHAGFVNFNAGTLGTSMVEGRISAGVVVGDQTDIGGGASIMGTLSGGGKEKITIGRGCLLGANAGTGISLGDLCVIEAGLYVTAGMKLFYKGEEIKAKELSSVDGITFWRNGLTGQVEAQDKPNKITLNEVLHSGN is encoded by the coding sequence ATGAATAAAGAAATTATCACAAAAGATGATTTTAATCAGTTTGTAGCACAAATTGAAAAGCGTGCTGGTTACAGACGACCTCTAGCCTTTGGGTTGGGAATAGCACATGTAGATAAAAATGGAGAAATACTTGATACCTTTTTTCCTTTACCACAATATAAAGGTAGCTACGGAACTGCAGCTATTTTAGCTGATGTGGTCGGGGTATATGGTACTGAAACCTATAAGGTCAGTAGTGAAATACTTGCTAAAATTTTAAGCAAGTTTGCACCGTTTATAAAAGATGGTCAGTTTCATGAAAACATTGAGGCTATCAAGACTATGTACGAAGCAGCGCAAGCCTTTGAGAAAAGTAGTGTTCGTAAAAAAGTTGTTGTTGTAACCTTTATTGATGTCCCTGATTATGATACTGGTCCTAGGACTGTGTCTGATGCATTCTTGCGTTTACATTTACTCAGCCATCGAAAGGTTAAGCCAAATGAAATAAACTTAGATGGTATTTTTGGTGTACTAAAAAATCTTGCTTGGACTAATGAAGGACCGATTCATCTGGCTGAACTTGAGGAAAGACAGCTACAGGCTCAAATCCAAGGGCATCCTTTGCATATTAATGCAGTGGATAAGTTTCCTCGGATGGTAGATTATGTAATTCCTTCGGGGGTTCGTATAGCCAATGCTGCTAATGTAAGACTAGGTGCTTATCTGGCAGAGGGTACTACGGTGATGCATGCGGGGTTCGTAAACTTCAATGCAGGAACACTTGGAACTTCTATGGTCGAAGGTCGTATTTCAGCGGGAGTAGTGGTTGGTGATCAAACTGATATCGGTGGTGGTGCATCTATAATGGGCACACTTTCTGGTGGTGGTAAAGAAAAAATCACTATCGGAAGAGGATGTCTTTTAGGTGCTAATGCTGGTACAGGTATATCACTTGGCGATCTCTGTGTTATTGAAGCTGGTCTTTATGTAACCGCTGGTATGAAACTCTTCTACAAAGGTGAGGAAATTAAAGCCAAGGAACTTTCTAGTGTTGACGGTATAACTTTCTGGCGCAATGGTCTAACAGGACAAGTTGAAGCTCAGGATAAACCTAATAAAATAACTCTCAATGAGGTTTTACACAGCGGTAATTGA
- a CDS encoding NUDIX hydrolase yields MNEIPECFYRVSVKALVLNETRDKFLICKDKDDYWDVPGGGLDWGETIQKMLTSEVKKETGLLITEMADRPSYFVTDKSVRFGFWIVNVLYEAKFNSLDFTPSDECVEIRFVSKEDITNLKVFPSVTKLADMFKPENHKK; encoded by the coding sequence ATGAACGAGATACCAGAATGTTTTTATCGAGTAAGCGTAAAGGCACTAGTGCTAAATGAAACCAGAGACAAATTTTTAATTTGTAAGGATAAGGATGATTATTGGGATGTGCCAGGTGGTGGGCTTGATTGGGGTGAGACTATACAAAAAATGTTAACAAGCGAAGTAAAAAAAGAGACAGGTCTCTTGATAACTGAAATGGCAGATAGACCTTCTTACTTTGTAACTGACAAAAGTGTAAGGTTTGGTTTTTGGATTGTAAATGTTTTGTATGAAGCTAAGTTCAACAGTCTCGACTTCACCCCATCTGATGAATGTGTAGAGATAAGATTTGTTAGCAAAGAAGACATTACAAATCTCAAAGTCTTCCCTTCAGTAACAAAGTTAGCGGACATGTTCAAACCAGAAAATCATAAAAAATAA
- a CDS encoding tyrosine-type recombinase/integrase encodes MKLVELKQQFLEYLEIERGRSVKTVENYDRYISRFFDFSKAKLPRDITEKQVREFRLYLNRQAGTKIGGKTEPMKRRTQNYYLIALRAFLKYLRKQGVESLSPERIELAKIPERSLDLISTVELNRLLNAPSTDSLEGKRDRAILELLFSTGLRISELCSLSIDDIDLSRDEFSVRGKGDKIRVVFLSDEAKSAIKKYLAARKDMDDALFIRYGKKAHVGEDARISPRAVQRLLKRYAAKAGIVRKVTPHVIRHSFATDLLSNGADLRSVQALLGHAHIGTTQIYTHVTDAHLRAVHKKFHSKRK; translated from the coding sequence ATGAAGCTTGTCGAACTAAAACAACAATTTCTAGAGTACTTGGAAATCGAGAGGGGACGAAGTGTAAAGACGGTGGAGAATTATGATCGCTACATATCCAGATTTTTTGATTTTAGTAAGGCAAAACTCCCTAGAGATATTACCGAGAAACAGGTGCGTGAATTTCGACTCTACCTAAACCGTCAAGCCGGAACCAAAATTGGTGGTAAAACAGAACCCATGAAACGTCGGACTCAGAACTATTATCTCATTGCTTTACGCGCGTTTCTCAAGTACTTACGTAAGCAGGGTGTAGAATCTTTATCACCCGAAAGAATTGAGTTAGCCAAAATTCCCGAGCGCTCACTGGACCTAATCTCGACCGTGGAACTAAATCGTCTTCTTAATGCACCATCAACGGACAGCCTCGAAGGTAAGCGTGACCGAGCTATCTTGGAACTTCTGTTTTCGACCGGTCTGCGTATTTCTGAACTTTGCTCCTTGTCGATTGATGATATCGATTTGTCTCGTGATGAGTTTTCCGTCAGAGGTAAGGGTGACAAAATCCGGGTGGTGTTTTTGTCCGACGAAGCCAAGTCAGCGATCAAAAAATATTTAGCGGCTCGCAAAGACATGGACGATGCTCTCTTCATTCGCTACGGTAAAAAGGCTCATGTCGGTGAGGACGCACGCATCTCCCCGCGCGCAGTACAAAGACTTCTCAAACGCTACGCCGCCAAAGCTGGTATTGTACGCAAAGTTACTCCGCACGTTATCCGTCACAGTTTTGCGACTGACCTCTTAAGCAACGGTGCTGACCTCCGCTCAGTGCAGGCGCTCCTTGGTCATGCACACATCGGTACCACTCAGATCTACACTCACGTCACTGACGCACACCTAAGAGCCGTCCACAAAAAATTCCACTCGAAGCGGAAGTAG
- the rpsO gene encoding 30S ribosomal protein S15, producing the protein MLTKRVKENVLKSNRRHDADTGSPEAQVALLTRQIEELSTHLRKHKKDFHSRRGLLQMVADRRKHLKYLEKKDEKAYKATLKNLGLKR; encoded by the coding sequence ATGTTAACAAAAAGAGTAAAGGAGAATGTATTAAAGAGTAATCGTCGTCATGATGCTGACACCGGTTCACCGGAAGCTCAGGTGGCGCTACTCACCAGACAGATTGAAGAACTTTCAACTCACTTGCGCAAGCATAAGAAAGATTTTCACTCTCGTCGTGGACTATTACAGATGGTAGCCGACCGACGCAAACATCTTAAGTACCTAGAGAAGAAAGACGAGAAAGCCTATAAAGCTACTCTCAAGAATCTCGGTCTTAAGCGATAA
- a CDS encoding NYN domain-containing protein, giving the protein MRIIRHPDQRVAILIDTQNLYHSAKNLYKSKVNFGAIIKSALGGRKLIRALSYVVNTESGEESAFFEALEKVGIEIKTKDLQIFYGGAKKADWDVGIAIDAVKLAHKVDSIILASGDGDFIPMVEYVKSQGCQVEVITFGRSASSRLREVVDDFIDMDENPQEFLIGYKTGRRKTGSRKQVKKRQARTDDL; this is encoded by the coding sequence ATGAGAATAATTAGACACCCCGATCAACGGGTGGCAATTTTGATAGACACACAAAACTTATATCACAGCGCGAAGAATTTATATAAGTCAAAAGTAAATTTTGGTGCGATTATAAAAAGTGCTTTGGGTGGTAGAAAATTAATTCGTGCCCTGTCTTATGTGGTCAACACTGAGAGTGGAGAGGAGAGTGCTTTCTTCGAGGCATTGGAGAAGGTTGGAATTGAGATCAAGACCAAGGACTTACAAATTTTTTATGGTGGCGCCAAAAAAGCCGACTGGGATGTGGGAATCGCGATAGATGCTGTCAAACTGGCACATAAAGTTGATTCAATAATTTTGGCTAGTGGTGACGGAGATTTTATTCCTATGGTGGAATATGTAAAAAGTCAGGGTTGCCAAGTTGAGGTGATTACTTTTGGCCGATCGGCTTCATCTCGTTTGCGAGAAGTGGTAGATGACTTTATCGATATGGATGAAAATCCGCAAGAATTTTTAATTGGCTACAAAACTGGACGTCGAAAAACAGGATCTAGAAAGCAGGTAAAAAAAAGACAGGCAAGAACTGATGATCTATAG
- a CDS encoding polyribonucleotide nucleotidyltransferase, with translation MQKEIFTTKLGEKTLTAEFNDMTAQANGSVIMTYGQTVVLVTAVMGSRDTDLPYFPLSVEFEEKFYAAGQILGSRFMRREGRPSDEAILSARIVDRTIRPLFPSHLKTDVQVVVTVLAMGEDDPDVLGVIGASLALSVSDIPWQGPVGAVRIAKSASKDELIINPTYKERDADDLEFEILACGKDGKINMIETGANEISEDKIITALEVASSHHLVLEEFQTKIIEKLGKEKRVVEEPVLPESLVSLYNSVFKTQLEDTMFSNRAGKDHIYELKKDFLKAVGELEDDVSEKLAGHFFEDMIDLELHKGAVLNNKRADGRSMDEVRELYAQAGGVSPVLHGSGIFYRGGTRIFSALTLGGPDAAQMIDTMEEREVKKRFMHHYNFPPFSVGETGRVGGFNRRMIGHGALAEKALQPVVPDKDAFPYTIRLVSETMSSNGSSSMGSVCASTLALMDGGVPIKRPVAGIASGVMIYENGHALLTDIQGPEDEFGDMDFKVAGTTEGVTAIQMDVKVDGISIPILGEALEKARLARLHILDTMTATIDTHRPHISPNAPEVISLNILPEQIGLVIGSGGKTINAIKDESGVEEINIEDDGTVFITGKNGTTKLASDKIKSLTKRYEVGERAEATVVKIATFGAFAKLDDYNEGLIHISEIAPERIESVEGVLKVGDVVPVVVSKIEDGKIGLSIKKADPDFMAKKATGN, from the coding sequence ATGCAAAAAGAAATATTTACAACTAAACTTGGAGAGAAAACTTTGACTGCTGAGTTTAATGACATGACAGCGCAAGCTAATGGTTCGGTCATTATGACTTATGGGCAGACAGTCGTATTGGTAACTGCAGTTATGGGAAGTCGGGACACAGACCTACCATACTTCCCATTGTCGGTGGAGTTTGAAGAAAAATTTTATGCCGCCGGTCAAATTCTCGGCAGTCGATTTATGCGTCGTGAAGGTCGACCGAGTGACGAAGCGATTTTATCAGCTCGTATTGTTGACCGTACCATTCGTCCACTTTTTCCTTCTCATCTAAAAACTGATGTACAAGTAGTGGTGACTGTACTAGCGATGGGTGAAGATGATCCAGACGTTCTTGGGGTGATTGGTGCATCGTTGGCACTTAGTGTTTCTGATATACCTTGGCAAGGTCCGGTTGGGGCAGTTCGTATTGCTAAAAGTGCAAGTAAAGACGAACTTATAATTAATCCAACTTATAAGGAGCGTGATGCTGATGACCTAGAATTTGAGATTTTGGCTTGTGGTAAGGACGGAAAAATTAATATGATCGAAACTGGTGCTAACGAAATTAGCGAAGATAAAATAATCACAGCGTTGGAAGTCGCCTCGTCTCATCATTTGGTGTTAGAAGAATTTCAAACCAAAATTATTGAGAAACTTGGAAAAGAAAAACGTGTAGTGGAAGAGCCTGTTTTGCCAGAGAGCTTAGTAAGCTTATATAATTCAGTTTTTAAAACTCAGCTGGAAGATACTATGTTTAGTAATCGGGCCGGTAAAGATCATATATATGAATTAAAAAAAGATTTTCTAAAAGCCGTGGGAGAATTAGAAGATGATGTTAGCGAAAAATTGGCCGGGCATTTCTTTGAAGATATGATAGACCTAGAGCTTCACAAGGGTGCGGTGTTGAATAATAAGCGGGCGGATGGTCGAAGTATGGACGAGGTTAGAGAACTGTATGCACAAGCTGGGGGAGTATCACCGGTTCTTCATGGCTCGGGAATTTTTTATCGTGGTGGTACTCGCATTTTTTCTGCTTTGACTTTAGGTGGACCGGATGCAGCACAAATGATAGACACCATGGAGGAGCGTGAGGTGAAGAAGCGCTTTATGCACCATTATAACTTTCCTCCATTTTCTGTTGGTGAAACCGGAAGGGTTGGTGGATTTAATCGTCGCATGATTGGCCATGGGGCATTAGCGGAAAAAGCACTACAGCCAGTTGTGCCGGATAAAGATGCCTTTCCGTACACCATTCGGCTGGTATCAGAAACTATGTCAAGTAACGGATCAAGTTCGATGGGGTCAGTTTGCGCTTCGACCTTGGCCTTGATGGATGGTGGTGTACCAATCAAGCGACCAGTAGCCGGTATCGCCTCAGGAGTTATGATTTATGAAAACGGCCATGCTCTCCTTACCGATATCCAAGGACCGGAGGATGAATTTGGAGACATGGACTTTAAAGTAGCTGGGACCACAGAGGGAGTAACGGCAATTCAAATGGATGTAAAGGTTGATGGAATCAGTATACCTATATTAGGTGAAGCCTTGGAAAAGGCTCGGTTGGCACGTCTACATATATTAGATACCATGACCGCTACTATAGATACCCACCGACCGCACATTTCTCCGAATGCTCCTGAGGTAATTAGTTTAAACATATTACCAGAGCAAATTGGTTTGGTCATTGGTTCTGGCGGTAAGACCATAAACGCTATAAAGGATGAGTCAGGGGTGGAGGAAATCAATATTGAGGACGATGGCACGGTCTTTATTACCGGAAAAAATGGCACTACAAAACTAGCTAGTGACAAAATAAAGTCTCTTACCAAACGTTATGAGGTAGGTGAGCGAGCTGAGGCTACTGTAGTCAAAATAGCCACTTTTGGTGCTTTTGCCAAACTTGATGATTATAATGAAGGTTTGATACATATATCAGAAATTGCTCCAGAGCGGATTGAGTCAGTCGAAGGTGTGCTTAAGGTTGGGGATGTTGTTCCGGTCGTGGTTTCTAAAATTGAAGACGGTAAAATAGGATTGTCAATAAAGAAAGCAGATCCAGATTTTATGGCTAAAAAAGCCACAGGTAACTAG
- a CDS encoding YifB family Mg chelatase-like AAA ATPase: protein MSVALVHTIQPHILSGTLVRIEADLARGLHSFSIVGLAGKAIEESKDRISSAIKHSGFESPKSKNQKITISLSPADLKKEGPLFDLPIAIAYLEAAGELSGNQDILYVGELGLDGSLRPIRGVLNITMAAKQNGYKQIVVPWNNAKEAALIDGIEVFPAKTLSEVIRHIDKSHPEHSTINIQPTTNLDDNNWTEGKVTLEDIKGQESAKRALIIAAAGRHNVILVGPPGTGKTMLARAFQGLLPPLSREDALAVTAIHSLSGSGEAITSTPPFRAPHHTASHTALVGGGTNPKPGEVTLAHKGVLFMDEFPEFERRSLDALRQPLEDRVVSISRIQGTALFPADFILVAAMNPYRGTEDGTTNLARAMQETYKGKISGPILDRIDLWIEVPHIDYETLSNLKRTIGETDKARKEIATARTRQSNRFAGREANTNAEMTSRDIDHTITLSTEVSDLLKLSSQKLNLSPRSYHRLIKVARTIADLDETDDIGTKHVLEALQYRVQV, encoded by the coding sequence ATGAGCGTTGCCTTAGTACATACCATTCAACCACATATTCTATCTGGCACGTTAGTCAGAATTGAAGCAGACCTCGCCCGAGGTCTGCATTCATTTTCGATCGTAGGTTTGGCTGGCAAAGCCATCGAGGAGTCTAAAGATCGTATCAGTAGTGCTATCAAGCATTCGGGCTTTGAATCTCCTAAGAGCAAGAATCAAAAAATTACCATCTCACTGTCACCAGCTGACCTGAAAAAAGAGGGTCCACTTTTTGATCTGCCAATTGCCATTGCTTATCTGGAAGCGGCTGGAGAACTTAGCGGAAATCAGGATATTTTGTACGTAGGAGAACTAGGACTAGACGGTAGTCTAAGACCGATTCGAGGAGTCTTAAATATCACTATGGCCGCCAAACAAAATGGCTATAAGCAAATAGTTGTTCCATGGAATAATGCTAAAGAAGCAGCTTTAATAGACGGAATAGAAGTCTTTCCAGCTAAAACCTTAAGTGAAGTAATAAGGCATATAGATAAAAGTCACCCTGAACATAGTACTATAAATATTCAACCAACAACCAACCTAGACGATAATAATTGGACGGAAGGCAAGGTAACTCTAGAGGACATCAAAGGACAAGAAAGTGCCAAAAGAGCGCTTATCATAGCGGCCGCCGGCAGGCATAATGTTATTCTGGTTGGTCCGCCCGGTACTGGTAAGACTATGTTAGCCCGTGCCTTTCAGGGACTTCTGCCACCCTTATCTAGAGAGGATGCGTTGGCTGTCACCGCTATTCATTCATTAAGTGGCAGCGGGGAAGCTATTACCAGCACACCACCATTTCGTGCTCCACACCACACCGCTTCGCACACAGCCCTGGTTGGTGGTGGTACCAATCCTAAGCCGGGCGAAGTGACCCTAGCTCACAAAGGTGTTTTATTTATGGATGAGTTTCCCGAGTTTGAAAGACGAAGCCTAGACGCACTTCGCCAACCACTTGAAGATAGAGTGGTAAGTATTTCTCGTATTCAAGGCACTGCACTTTTTCCGGCTGACTTTATTTTAGTTGCGGCTATGAACCCTTACCGTGGTACTGAAGACGGGACTACTAACTTAGCTCGCGCTATGCAAGAGACTTACAAGGGTAAAATTTCCGGACCAATCTTAGACCGCATTGATCTTTGGATTGAAGTACCACATATTGATTATGAGACCTTGTCTAACTTGAAACGAACTATCGGAGAGACAGACAAAGCAAGAAAAGAAATCGCTACCGCGCGCACTCGCCAAAGTAACCGCTTCGCGGGCAGGGAAGCAAACACCAATGCCGAAATGACCAGTCGCGACATTGACCATACTATTACTTTGAGTACGGAAGTATCAGATCTTTTAAAACTTTCTTCCCAAAAACTAAACCTCTCACCCCGCAGTTATCATAGACTGATCAAAGTCGCTCGTACCATTGCCGACTTAGACGAAACTGATGACATAGGAACTAAGCATGTACTGGAAGCGTTGCAGTATAGAGTGCAAGTTTAG
- a CDS encoding alpha/beta hydrolase, with the protein MIAKDLKILTNKKIYMERVFNLKTKDNKKIYCFHNTGTKKNKAVAVAVHGLTGSPNERSLYNAAHNFPKKGIDVFRSAFYWWSDKKHRKLSECSLATHANDLNTVLRYLRPKYQNITVIGHSIGSIVILKADKSLFDNVILWEPSYLEKGIKQELSKI; encoded by the coding sequence ATGATAGCGAAAGATTTGAAAATATTGACGAATAAAAAGATTTATATGGAACGAGTATTTAACTTAAAAACAAAAGATAACAAAAAGATCTATTGTTTTCACAACACTGGAACCAAAAAGAATAAGGCCGTAGCAGTGGCAGTGCATGGCCTTACAGGCAGTCCAAACGAAAGAAGCCTCTACAATGCAGCTCACAATTTCCCTAAAAAGGGTATAGATGTTTTTAGATCGGCATTTTACTGGTGGTCTGATAAAAAGCACCGTAAGTTAAGTGAATGCTCTCTAGCGACCCACGCTAATGACCTCAATACCGTTCTTAGATATTTACGACCCAAGTATCAAAATATTACTGTTATAGGTCACAGTATCGGTAGTATTGTAATTTTAAAGGCAGATAAATCGCTTTTTGACAACGTTATATTATGGGAACCATCGTATTTGGAAAAAGGAATAAAGCAGGAGTTAAGTAAAATTTAA
- a CDS encoding peptidoglycan DD-metalloendopeptidase family protein, which yields MSVKAGFFDKSSTTPLETDSNNTAATSPIDIPLLSANQAPDSSLGGRGGAEIIVDDGVLVSSGPVGEDVIALNRTSNGEISIYTVREGDTLSHVAEMYGVTVNTILWANDLTKATSIRAGQTLIILPIAGVRHVVKKGDTINSIAKKYEGDAEEILSYNQLASADGLEVGSVIVVPGGAIHSAPAITTSAKPTKTSGSTSASSAGFTHPAPGAVKTQGIHGYNAVDLAGSIGSTIRAAAAGEVIVSKSSGWNGGYGQYIVIKHKNGTQTLYAHLSRNDVGVGAYVSQGQTIGAMGSTGKSTGPHLHFEVRGAKNPF from the coding sequence TTGTCAGTAAAGGCTGGTTTTTTTGATAAATCTTCAACTACCCCACTTGAAACAGATTCAAATAACACGGCAGCCACTTCACCAATTGATATTCCTTTACTATCAGCCAACCAAGCCCCTGATTCATCACTTGGCGGACGTGGCGGAGCTGAAATAATAGTCGATGATGGAGTTTTGGTATCTTCCGGACCAGTTGGTGAAGATGTGATCGCCTTGAATCGCACTTCAAACGGTGAAATCAGCATCTACACCGTTCGCGAAGGCGATACCTTGTCACACGTAGCCGAGATGTATGGAGTAACGGTAAACACTATACTTTGGGCCAACGATTTGACTAAAGCCACCAGTATCCGTGCCGGACAAACTTTGATCATTTTGCCAATAGCCGGAGTTCGTCACGTAGTTAAGAAAGGTGACACCATAAATTCAATTGCTAAAAAATACGAGGGTGATGCTGAAGAAATTCTTTCTTATAATCAATTGGCCAGCGCTGATGGACTTGAAGTTGGTTCTGTGATTGTTGTACCTGGTGGTGCTATTCATTCAGCTCCGGCCATAACCACTTCAGCTAAGCCGACTAAAACCTCCGGCTCTACCTCCGCCAGTAGCGCTGGCTTTACTCACCCAGCCCCCGGAGCAGTAAAAACACAAGGTATTCACGGTTATAACGCAGTAGACTTAGCTGGATCAATTGGTTCAACTATTAGAGCAGCTGCGGCCGGTGAAGTTATTGTTTCTAAGAGTTCTGGTTGGAACGGAGGCTATGGTCAATACATTGTAATCAAACATAAAAATGGCACTCAAACCCTCTACGCCCACCTTTCTCGAAACGATGTTGGAGTCGGAGCCTACGTCAGCCAAGGACAGACTATTGGAGCCATGGGTAGCACCGGAAAATCTACCGGCCCCCATCTTCACTTTGAAGTCCGTGGAGCAAAGAACCCTTTCTAA